One genomic region from Clostridia bacterium encodes:
- a CDS encoding G5 domain-containing protein, translating into MRKEKLLENIRIYSHSKALFGAIFLIFVVGVFMYVILGSNLFLVSVDGNDRAIITVRKDMQGVIDICGVQLAEDDVVEFTEPSETAGTLTVRRAFYVSVTADNFTETISVIGGTVRDAVETCGIVLGEFDEVTPSQETYLAGDMNIKVIRVTYETRTVEESIPYATKEYKSIEYLKKTRTVTRPGEKGVRTTTYRDKYVDGERVDSAIVSVKTTKKPVDELVAVGTSTQQLLSKHRQLAQLQAGEKTPPAEYQKVMVMQGTAYTYSSIEKYNVTALGMPVREGAVAVDPKVIPYGTILYVESVDGRFNYGYCIAEDTGGGIKGNRIDLFYESNATVGRFGRRDVRVYIVG; encoded by the coding sequence ATGAGAAAAGAGAAGCTCCTGGAGAACATAAGAATATACTCGCACAGCAAGGCGTTGTTCGGCGCGATATTCCTTATATTCGTTGTCGGCGTATTTATGTACGTCATTTTAGGGAGCAACCTGTTTCTCGTATCCGTTGACGGCAACGACAGAGCGATAATCACCGTGCGCAAGGATATGCAGGGCGTGATAGACATCTGCGGCGTTCAGCTTGCGGAGGACGACGTTGTGGAGTTTACCGAGCCGTCCGAAACCGCCGGAACGCTCACTGTCAGACGCGCCTTCTACGTCAGCGTTACCGCGGATAACTTCACCGAGACAATCTCCGTTATCGGCGGAACCGTCAGAGACGCCGTTGAGACGTGCGGCATCGTGCTCGGCGAGTTCGACGAGGTGACGCCTTCGCAGGAGACCTACCTCGCGGGCGATATGAACATCAAGGTCATTCGCGTGACCTACGAAACGCGCACGGTCGAGGAAAGTATTCCGTACGCGACGAAGGAATACAAATCCATCGAATACCTGAAGAAGACGCGCACCGTCACCCGCCCGGGCGAGAAGGGCGTCAGAACGACTACCTACCGCGACAAATACGTCGACGGCGAACGCGTCGATTCCGCCATCGTGTCCGTTAAAACGACAAAAAAACCCGTCGACGAGCTCGTCGCCGTCGGGACCTCCACGCAGCAGCTTCTGAGCAAGCACAGGCAGCTCGCGCAGCTGCAGGCGGGCGAGAAAACGCCGCCGGCCGAATATCAGAAGGTTATGGTCATGCAGGGCACCGCCTACACCTACTCCTCGATAGAGAAGTACAACGTCACGGCGCTCGGAATGCCCGTGCGCGAAGGCGCCGTCGCCGTCGACCCGAAGGTCATACCATACGGCACGATCCTCTACGTCGAGTCGGTCGACGGCAGGTTCAACTACGGTTACTGCATCGCCGAAGA
- the rpsI gene encoding 30S ribosomal protein S9, with the protein MYDTKPYLYGTGRRKSSVARVRLYSGEGKVIINGRSIDEYFGLDTLKLIVRQPLVLTATEGKYDVICTVAGGGVTGQAGAIRHGISRALLQAGDELRPALKKAGFLTRDPRMKERKKYGLKAARRAPQFSKR; encoded by the coding sequence ATGTACGATACGAAACCCTATCTTTACGGAACCGGCAGAAGAAAGTCTTCCGTCGCCAGAGTCCGCCTCTACAGCGGTGAAGGCAAGGTCATAATCAACGGCAGAAGCATCGACGAGTACTTCGGACTCGACACCCTCAAGCTGATCGTTCGTCAGCCCCTCGTTCTTACGGCGACCGAGGGCAAGTACGACGTTATCTGCACCGTCGCCGGCGGCGGCGTTACCGGTCAGGCCGGCGCCATCCGTCACGGCATTTCCCGCGCTCTGCTTCAGGCGGGCGACGAGCTTCGCCCCGCGCTCAAGAAGGCGGGCTTCCTTACGAGAGATCCTCGTATGAAGGAAAGAAAGAAGTACGGCCTCAAAGCCGCCCGTCGCGCTCCTCAGTTCAGCAAGAGATAA
- the rplM gene encoding 50S ribosomal protein L13 — protein sequence MSTFMAKPADIQRKWYVIDAAGKPLGRVATVAASILRGKHTPEYTPHVDCGDHVIVINAAKVILTGNKLDEKMYRRHSGYIGGLKEVPYRRLMESDPEFVMTKAVKGMLPDNTIGRNSIKRLRVYAGDQHEHAAQKPEAYEL from the coding sequence ATGTCAACTTTTATGGCGAAACCCGCTGACATACAGCGTAAATGGTATGTCATCGACGCGGCCGGCAAGCCGCTGGGACGCGTTGCTACCGTCGCCGCCAGCATTCTGCGCGGCAAGCACACTCCCGAATACACCCCTCACGTTGACTGCGGCGATCACGTTATCGTCATCAACGCCGCCAAGGTGATTCTGACCGGCAACAAGCTGGATGAGAAGATGTACAGACGTCACTCCGGCTACATCGGCGGTCTCAAGGAAGTCCCCTACAGACGCCTTATGGAGAGCGATCCCGAGTTCGTTATGACCAAGGCCGTCAAGGGAATGCTTCCCGACAACACCATCGGCAGGAATTCCATCAAGAGACTTCGCGTTTACGCGGGCGATCAGCACGAGCACGCCGCCCAGAAGCCCGAAGCTTACGAACTGTGA
- a CDS encoding 1-acyl-sn-glycerol-3-phosphate acyltransferase, which yields MKKQPERFDMTLKPIRTRWYLRPLTLLLSLPDVIAHKAKITKTGMDGIKPPYLLLCNHNAFMDFKVATKAIWPNRANYVVAIDGFIGREWLLRNVGCICKRKFTQDVILIRQLLRVIKNGDIAVVYPEARYSLCGTTAVLPEGLGMLCKMLKVPVVTLICHGHHVNSPFWNLKNRKVKPVEAELKLQYTAEELEKATSDEINEKLVREFQYDDYAWQKERGIRVKAPWRAEGLHKVLYQCPKCHAEYKMTSKGDELICTACGKRWKYGENGALTAVEGVTEFAHIPDWYEWERENVRREVAEGRYSTGEMPVTVDSLPNAKKFIRLGEGVMVHDMNGFRVKGVDFDGDEFEMVKPVPSLYSCHIEYEYLGKHGDCVDLNTLEDTWYIYPHDCEFAVTKMALATEELYYAFRAAEGKPCKPGLA from the coding sequence ATGAAAAAACAGCCCGAAAGATTCGATATGACTCTCAAGCCGATACGCACGAGGTGGTATCTGCGGCCGCTGACTCTGCTGCTGAGTCTGCCGGACGTCATCGCGCACAAGGCGAAGATAACGAAGACCGGAATGGACGGCATAAAGCCGCCCTACCTGCTGCTCTGCAACCACAACGCGTTCATGGACTTCAAGGTCGCCACGAAGGCGATCTGGCCGAACCGCGCGAACTACGTCGTCGCGATAGACGGCTTCATCGGGCGCGAGTGGCTGCTGCGGAACGTCGGCTGCATCTGCAAGCGCAAGTTCACGCAGGACGTCATACTCATCCGCCAGCTGCTGCGCGTTATCAAAAACGGCGACATCGCCGTCGTCTACCCCGAGGCGCGCTATTCCCTCTGCGGCACTACCGCGGTGCTTCCCGAAGGACTCGGCATGCTCTGCAAGATGCTCAAAGTCCCGGTCGTCACGCTGATATGCCACGGGCATCACGTCAACTCCCCGTTCTGGAACCTTAAAAACCGCAAGGTAAAGCCCGTGGAGGCCGAGCTGAAGCTGCAGTACACCGCCGAGGAGCTTGAGAAAGCCACCTCCGACGAAATAAACGAAAAACTCGTGCGCGAGTTTCAATACGACGACTACGCGTGGCAGAAGGAGCGCGGGATACGCGTTAAGGCGCCGTGGCGCGCCGAGGGACTGCACAAGGTGCTTTATCAGTGCCCGAAGTGCCACGCCGAGTATAAAATGACCTCGAAGGGCGACGAGCTGATCTGCACCGCCTGCGGAAAACGCTGGAAATACGGCGAGAACGGCGCGCTTACCGCGGTCGAAGGCGTAACGGAGTTCGCGCATATTCCCGACTGGTATGAATGGGAGCGCGAAAACGTGCGCCGCGAGGTCGCCGAAGGCAGGTATTCCACCGGCGAGATGCCGGTGACGGTCGATTCCCTGCCGAACGCAAAGAAATTCATACGGCTCGGCGAGGGCGTTATGGTTCACGATATGAACGGCTTCCGCGTGAAAGGCGTCGACTTCGACGGCGACGAATTCGAGATGGTCAAGCCGGTGCCGTCGCTCTACTCCTGCCACATCGAGTATGAGTATCTCGGCAAACACGGCGACTGCGTCGACCTGAACACGCTGGAGGATACGTGGTATATCTACCCGCACGACTGCGAGTTCGCGGTCACGAAGATGGCGCTTGCGACGGAGGAGCTTTATTACGCCTTCCGCGCCGCCGAAGGCAAGCCCTGCAAACCGGGTTTGGCGTGA
- a CDS encoding Gfo/Idh/MocA family oxidoreductase, whose product MIRIGIVGVRGLSFSGALCSMPDDVRIAAICDLDEGCLEFARGEIEKKSPYAGELKTFRIYEDMIEKGDIDAVVISTPMQCHVPQAITALQAGKHVMCEVTAGVTMDELWWLIENVEKSGKIYMYAENYCYIPDCQLVRALVKKGMFGEIYYGEGEYTHDCTELRNWHGKTGWRTYWQMGTRGAFYPTHSLGPIMQCFDDDRIVSIASFSPGNHNPYGLRNDDLTQTVCQLESGKLVKLRVDTISPRPHETMYYQIQGTKGCYEASRFGGEAMIAVATEDDPKGYERWRPLSDFSEFLPERYKTGEGGDAGHGGGDYYIVKDFIDAVKTNVQPELNVYKAAEWTSVALLSQLSVTNRGRLLEVPNFRQGMSWEEKRIKL is encoded by the coding sequence ATGATCAGGATAGGAATTGTCGGAGTACGCGGACTTTCATTTTCCGGAGCTCTCTGCTCCATGCCGGATGATGTCAGGATCGCCGCGATTTGCGATCTCGACGAGGGCTGCCTCGAATTTGCCAGAGGCGAGATAGAGAAGAAATCTCCCTACGCGGGCGAGCTTAAAACCTTCCGCATCTACGAGGACATGATCGAAAAGGGCGATATCGACGCGGTCGTCATCTCCACGCCGATGCAGTGCCACGTTCCGCAGGCGATAACCGCGCTGCAGGCGGGCAAGCACGTCATGTGCGAGGTCACCGCGGGAGTCACGATGGACGAGCTCTGGTGGCTGATCGAAAACGTCGAGAAATCCGGCAAGATATACATGTACGCCGAGAACTACTGCTATATCCCCGACTGCCAGCTCGTTCGCGCTCTCGTCAAGAAGGGGATGTTCGGCGAAATATACTACGGCGAGGGCGAATATACCCACGACTGCACCGAGCTCCGCAACTGGCACGGCAAGACGGGCTGGAGAACGTACTGGCAGATGGGTACCCGCGGCGCCTTCTACCCGACGCACTCGCTCGGGCCGATAATGCAGTGCTTCGACGACGACCGCATCGTTTCGATAGCTTCGTTTTCGCCCGGCAACCACAACCCATACGGCCTGCGCAACGACGACCTGACGCAGACGGTCTGTCAGCTTGAAAGCGGCAAGCTCGTCAAGCTTCGCGTCGACACGATTTCTCCCCGTCCGCACGAGACGATGTATTATCAGATACAGGGTACGAAGGGATGCTACGAGGCTTCGCGCTTCGGAGGCGAGGCGATGATCGCCGTCGCCACCGAGGACGACCCGAAGGGATACGAGCGCTGGCGTCCGCTCTCGGATTTCAGCGAGTTCCTTCCCGAACGCTACAAGACCGGCGAAGGCGGAGACGCCGGACACGGCGGCGGCGACTATTATATAGTCAAGGACTTCATCGACGCCGTCAAGACGAACGTCCAGCCAGAGCTGAACGTCTATAAGGCGGCGGAATGGACTTCGGTCGCGCTGCTTTCGCAGCTTTCGGTCACGAACCGGGGCCGCCTGCTCGAGGTGCCGAACTTCCGCCAGGGCATGAGCTGGGAGGAAAAGCGGATAAAGCTGTAA
- a CDS encoding SAM-dependent DNA methyltransferase — protein MAKVQSVEPNIADLANSWLKSFGLDYKLEQESLNAEIDSALNDYASKNGGAGGNRPDAKLLLSDKNMVHYPILIEYKGYKDKLVMLDSDGRVANKTANNTPDYKVINSYAVNGAVHYANAILHYTSYTEIIAIGMTGYKDDTGKLQYEIGVYYVSKSNYGVGQKVDDYSDLSFLKSGNFDQFIEKVKQLQLSQEEIEKLRERREQEINTSLVKLNNDIYQNERGLSERDRVYLVAASIIATLGVPGKVAALEKSELKSSSEDGNRDGDIILRKIKAFLNEKKLPPEKRELIVRTLQNTLTTDNINKVENGETQLKRVFTKIIDDLGIYYKIGLSTDFTGKLFNEMYSWLGFSQDKLNDVVLTPSYVATLLAKLARVNMDSYVWDFATGSAGLLVASMNEMLNDAKDKIKSPDAFTIKSAEIKANQLLGLEILSEVYMLAILNMILMGDGSSNIINKDSLREFNGNYGFGKTNEKFPADAFVLNPPYSAPGNGMIFVEKALSMMSKGYAAIIIQNSAGSGKAIDFNKRILKHSTLLASIRMPLDLFIGKSNVQTNVYVFRVGEAHQKDDIVKFIDFSNDGYKRTNRKKAKINLRDVDHAKGRYTELVDLVRFGKSKLHYYTEKEYYEGTIDPDSGADWNQTAPIDTKPTIEDFKKTVSSYLAHEISSLLNNNELEDDRLGK, from the coding sequence ATGGCAAAAGTGCAATCTGTGGAGCCTAACATTGCTGATTTGGCAAACAGTTGGTTGAAATCGTTCGGTCTTGATTACAAACTGGAACAAGAATCCTTGAACGCAGAAATAGATTCTGCTCTGAATGACTACGCTTCAAAAAACGGTGGCGCAGGAGGCAATCGTCCTGACGCTAAATTGTTGTTGAGCGATAAGAATATGGTCCATTATCCGATTTTGATTGAGTATAAGGGCTATAAAGATAAACTCGTTATGCTTGATTCCGACGGAAGGGTTGCCAACAAAACCGCCAATAATACTCCTGATTATAAAGTAATCAATTCTTATGCCGTTAACGGTGCTGTTCACTACGCTAACGCAATTTTGCACTATACCAGTTATACGGAAATCATCGCAATCGGAATGACCGGTTACAAGGATGATACAGGCAAGCTGCAGTATGAGATTGGTGTATATTACGTATCCAAGAGCAATTACGGTGTCGGTCAAAAGGTAGACGACTATTCTGATCTTTCTTTTCTCAAAAGCGGCAACTTCGATCAGTTCATCGAAAAAGTCAAACAGCTGCAGTTATCACAAGAAGAAATTGAAAAGCTCAGAGAGCGACGCGAGCAGGAGATCAATACAAGTCTTGTTAAACTCAATAACGATATTTATCAGAACGAAAGAGGTTTGAGTGAACGCGATCGCGTTTATCTCGTTGCCGCATCTATTATTGCTACTCTGGGCGTTCCCGGGAAAGTCGCTGCCCTTGAAAAATCCGAACTTAAATCTTCTTCAGAGGATGGCAACCGAGACGGCGATATCATCCTCCGGAAGATAAAGGCGTTTTTGAACGAAAAGAAATTGCCACCGGAAAAGCGTGAGCTTATTGTCAGAACTCTTCAGAACACACTGACTACCGACAATATAAATAAAGTCGAAAATGGCGAAACACAGTTAAAACGTGTGTTCACAAAGATCATTGATGACTTGGGTATTTATTATAAAATCGGTCTCAGCACCGATTTTACAGGCAAGCTGTTCAATGAAATGTATAGTTGGCTTGGTTTTTCGCAGGACAAGCTCAACGATGTTGTTTTGACGCCATCTTATGTGGCAACGCTTTTGGCAAAACTGGCAAGAGTGAATATGGATTCGTATGTGTGGGACTTTGCGACCGGTTCCGCAGGTCTTCTTGTTGCCTCAATGAACGAAATGCTGAATGACGCAAAAGATAAGATCAAATCCCCTGATGCATTCACGATAAAATCCGCAGAAATTAAAGCCAACCAATTGCTCGGTCTGGAAATCCTCTCCGAAGTGTATATGCTTGCTATCCTCAACATGATTCTTATGGGTGACGGCAGCTCTAACATTATCAATAAAGACTCTCTGAGGGAGTTTAACGGAAATTACGGGTTTGGAAAAACGAACGAGAAATTCCCCGCAGATGCGTTTGTTCTAAATCCGCCGTATTCTGCACCCGGAAACGGTATGATCTTCGTCGAAAAAGCGCTTTCCATGATGAGCAAGGGATACGCTGCAATCATTATCCAAAATTCAGCTGGTAGCGGAAAAGCCATTGACTTCAACAAAAGAATCCTCAAGCACAGCACCTTGCTTGCAAGTATAAGAATGCCGTTAGATCTCTTCATAGGTAAGTCTAACGTACAAACGAATGTTTATGTTTTCAGAGTGGGTGAAGCTCACCAAAAGGACGATATCGTTAAATTCATTGATTTCTCAAATGACGGTTATAAGAGAACAAATCGAAAAAAAGCAAAAATTAATCTTCGCGACGTTGACCACGCTAAAGGCAGATATACAGAGCTTGTTGATCTTGTACGTTTCGGGAAGAGTAAGCTTCACTACTATACCGAGAAAGAATACTACGAGGGAACAATTGACCCTGATAGTGGCGCTGATTGGAATCAAACAGCACCTATTGACACCAAACCCACAATAGAAGATTTTAAGAAAACCGTCAGTTCTTATCTTGCACATGAAATCTCAAGCCTGTTAAACAATAACGAATTGGAGGATGACCGCCTGGGAAAATAA
- a CDS encoding restriction endonuclease subunit S, translating into MNASLNEKLRSVKWGEYKLGDLFEINNTLSFNTNALVPGDEYDYVTRTSVNQGVLQTTGFVNLANINPAGIWSLGLLQMDFFYRSKQWYAGQFVRKVTPKFTVPENAVSFFTTVLNKIKPILLSVLVRNVDKTFKSIRIELPITADKTIDFDFISAFMDDIKAERIAALTSYFKANGLMHDEKCDENQSPIEIPVGIQWKEYRMGDLFDRIKTNKLPYKAKDLPAEARNEYVLPCLTSSFNNQGLNYYAPYSGATVLKDVITLPSNSDVYRAYYQSSEFTVLSDAYAIDWKYDNRKLTREQYLFMVMCINKVTDRPIYSHKNKLGGWNVVRNKKIKLPVANGEIDFAFMHDLISAIEKLVIKDVVDYTSR; encoded by the coding sequence ATAAATGCCTCACTTAACGAAAAGCTGAGGAGTGTTAAGTGGGGCGAATATAAACTCGGCGATTTGTTTGAAATAAATAACACTTTAAGTTTTAACACAAATGCGCTTGTTCCGGGAGATGAATATGATTATGTTACAAGAACTTCTGTAAATCAGGGTGTTCTTCAAACTACCGGTTTTGTTAATTTGGCAAATATAAATCCTGCAGGTATATGGAGTTTGGGGCTGCTTCAAATGGACTTTTTCTATCGAAGCAAACAATGGTATGCCGGGCAATTTGTACGAAAGGTTACACCCAAATTTACTGTCCCCGAAAACGCAGTATCGTTTTTTACAACTGTGTTAAACAAGATAAAGCCGATTCTGCTGTCAGTTCTCGTGCGAAATGTTGACAAAACCTTTAAGAGCATTAGAATTGAACTTCCTATAACTGCGGATAAAACAATTGATTTTGACTTTATAAGTGCCTTTATGGATGACATAAAGGCGGAGCGTATCGCTGCATTAACTTCATATTTTAAGGCAAATGGACTTATGCATGATGAAAAATGCGACGAGAACCAGAGTCCTATTGAAATACCAGTTGGCATTCAATGGAAAGAATATAGGATGGGGGATCTGTTTGACAGAATTAAGACTAACAAGCTTCCGTATAAGGCGAAGGATTTACCTGCTGAAGCAAGGAATGAGTATGTTCTGCCTTGCCTGACTTCCAGCTTTAACAATCAAGGGCTTAACTATTATGCGCCTTATAGTGGTGCAACAGTCTTAAAGGATGTTATCACTTTGCCCTCAAACAGTGATGTTTATCGTGCATATTATCAGTCATCTGAGTTTACTGTGTTATCTGATGCTTATGCAATAGACTGGAAATATGATAATCGAAAGCTAACGCGAGAACAGTATCTGTTTATGGTAATGTGCATTAACAAGGTTACCGATCGCCCGATTTATTCACACAAGAATAAACTCGGCGGCTGGAATGTCGTTAGGAACAAGAAAATCAAGTTGCCGGTGGCAAACGGGGAAATAGATTTTGCATTTATGCATGATTTAATCTCTGCCATTGAAAAACTGGTTATCAAGGATGTTGTCGATTACACAAGCAGATAG
- a CDS encoding DUF262 domain-containing protein — MKEKDAKIVELKSEINDDYSDDSLFNISSWGADLSFRELISMYEDNELVKPELQRKYVWDKVEASRFIESILLGLPVPSIFLAQSGSEKLIVDGYQRIMTVYDYVRGIFSTDEKIFKLSNTEKINARWRNKAFAELSTDDQRKIKSTTIHAIIFEQKKPENDDTSLYQVFERINTSGRTLTPQEIRNCVYQGTFNSLLFELNNNPKWRSMYGSEKPDSRMRDIEFILRFFLMKSEIVLKSESKQIPLKKSLNSIMHIHQNELSDGIEKMQDDFNKTIDYVYNSLGFRAFNNFSRGVFTKNFHPAIYDSIMVAAFFAMEGGIEARPINEDTHKQLLSNEEYMTSISQRTTDIESIKTRIHLAGQLLFGAEI; from the coding sequence ATGAAAGAAAAAGATGCGAAGATTGTTGAATTGAAGTCGGAGATTAATGATGATTATTCTGATGATTCTTTATTCAACATATCATCCTGGGGAGCTGATTTGTCATTCAGGGAACTAATATCCATGTATGAAGATAATGAGCTTGTTAAGCCGGAATTACAGCGAAAATATGTTTGGGATAAAGTTGAAGCAAGCAGATTTATTGAATCAATTTTGCTTGGTTTGCCTGTACCCAGTATTTTTCTTGCACAATCCGGCAGCGAAAAGTTAATTGTAGATGGTTATCAGCGTATAATGACAGTTTACGATTACGTAAGAGGTATTTTTTCTACGGATGAAAAAATATTCAAACTCTCAAATACAGAGAAAATCAATGCAAGATGGCGTAATAAAGCATTTGCAGAGTTATCAACTGATGATCAGCGAAAGATAAAGAGCACAACTATTCATGCAATTATTTTTGAGCAGAAAAAGCCTGAAAATGATGACACAAGTTTATATCAAGTATTTGAGAGAATTAATACAAGTGGAAGAACATTGACTCCTCAAGAAATACGCAATTGCGTGTATCAAGGCACATTTAACTCCCTTTTGTTTGAACTTAATAATAACCCAAAATGGAGATCGATGTATGGATCAGAAAAGCCAGATAGCAGAATGCGCGATATTGAATTTATTCTTCGTTTCTTCCTTATGAAATCCGAAATTGTATTAAAATCTGAAAGTAAACAAATACCGTTAAAAAAATCATTGAATAGTATTATGCATATCCATCAAAACGAGTTGTCTGATGGAATTGAAAAAATGCAAGACGATTTTAATAAAACCATTGATTATGTTTATAATTCATTGGGATTTAGAGCATTTAACAACTTCTCCCGTGGAGTTTTTACTAAAAATTTTCACCCGGCAATTTATGACTCTATAATGGTTGCAGCTTTCTTTGCCATGGAAGGCGGAATAGAAGCACGTCCTATTAATGAAGATACCCATAAGCAACTGTTGTCAAACGAAGAATATATGACCTCAATCAGCCAACGAACAACAGATATTGAGAGCATAAAAACAAGAATACACTTAGCTGGACAGCTTTTGTTTGGGGCAGAAATATGA
- a CDS encoding TnpV protein, whose amino-acid sequence MEQRLVAQFAASEGVTESLKRRDQMAWVGAMNNIRNRANDVIMKELINTL is encoded by the coding sequence ATGGAACAGCGCCTCGTCGCCCAATTCGCCGCATCCGAAGGCGTCACCGAATCCCTCAAACGCCGCGACCAGATGGCATGGGTAGGGGCGATGAACAACATCAGAAATCGAGCGAATGACGTAATAATGAAAGAATTAATCAACACATTATAA
- a CDS encoding diguanylate cyclase, with translation MNNDVLFAFSVFQLVFLMLDVFILTNTGRSIARKGEYTWFYVLIVTHMVYLLLNNLWTLSEYGLVNLPRGVMLVVCTISLWTVTVCATAFFMFTVERLDIRYLRSGIGRWLSWLPAVFSTLMILLSPWTKLVFYLDENDSFIHGPMYLPMMASASLYLLIIAAVSLVNVCRAKTKFLRKSNATLFFSVFIIIAFIVGDSFLATASILPAAIFSVIAGIFITMQVANINSDALTGLNNRRKAEEYLSDRIKNVSEKKPIYLYMGDLNSFKKINDTHGHAAGDEALILCSQAIKRTMERYGGFAARYGGDEFLISWQPDKDTVPDPDSLTDDVNAYLRELSSDKQYKLVMTAGHVCCTDPKEPLNSYIRQADSMLYRRKREAGVGR, from the coding sequence ATGAACAATGACGTTTTGTTCGCGTTCAGCGTTTTTCAATTAGTATTCTTGATGCTGGACGTTTTTATCCTGACGAATACGGGCCGCAGCATCGCCAGGAAGGGCGAGTATACGTGGTTTTACGTTTTGATCGTCACGCATATGGTGTATCTTCTTCTCAACAATCTCTGGACGTTGTCGGAGTATGGCCTTGTGAACCTTCCGAGGGGCGTCATGCTGGTCGTCTGTACCATAAGCCTCTGGACAGTGACGGTGTGCGCGACCGCCTTCTTTATGTTCACGGTCGAAAGGCTGGATATACGGTATCTGCGGTCCGGCATAGGCAGGTGGCTGAGCTGGCTGCCTGCGGTGTTTTCCACCTTGATGATCCTCTTGAGCCCGTGGACGAAGCTGGTATTCTATCTCGATGAAAACGACTCCTTCATTCACGGCCCGATGTACCTGCCGATGATGGCTTCGGCAAGTCTGTATCTGCTGATCATAGCGGCGGTATCGCTCGTCAACGTTTGCCGCGCAAAGACAAAGTTTTTGCGCAAATCGAACGCCACGCTGTTTTTCTCGGTGTTTATCATCATCGCCTTTATCGTCGGGGACAGCTTTCTCGCAACGGCGTCCATCCTCCCGGCGGCCATCTTTTCCGTCATTGCCGGGATATTCATCACCATGCAGGTGGCGAACATCAATTCCGACGCGCTGACCGGTCTGAATAACCGCCGCAAAGCGGAGGAATATCTTTCGGACAGAATAAAGAACGTCTCGGAGAAAAAGCCGATATACCTGTATATGGGCGATCTGAACAGTTTCAAAAAAATCAACGATACCCACGGCCACGCCGCCGGAGACGAGGCGCTTATTCTCTGCAGTCAGGCCATCAAGCGAACGATGGAGAGGTACGGCGGATTTGCGGCTCGCTACGGAGGAGACGAGTTTCTGATCTCCTGGCAGCCCGACAAGGACACGGTTCCCGATCCCGACTCGCTCACCGATGACGTGAACGCTTACCTGCGGGAGCTGTCAAGCGATAAGCAGTACAAGCTGGTGATGACCGCGGGCCACGTCTGCTGCACGGACCCGAAGGAACCGTTGAACTCATACATCCGGCAGGCTGACAGTATGCTGTACCGGCGCAAGAGAGAGGCCGGCGTCGGCCGCTGA
- the udk gene encoding uridine kinase has translation MLIIGIAGGSGSGKSTIARRLVEEFGDKVTVLRHDDYYKAHHDITYEERTRINYDCPEAFDTDLMAEHLRLLREGRAVDCPVYDYTVHDRSDEVRRVEPNSVLIIDGILVLAEKQLRDLMDIKIFVDTDADVRIIRRIIRDVRDRRRTLESVVDQYLDTVKPMHEMYVEPSKKFADIIIPEGGRNIVALDMIKHRVNRELGISETSRRQSEK, from the coding sequence ATGCTCATTATCGGCATCGCCGGAGGCTCCGGCAGCGGAAAAAGCACTATAGCGCGGCGTCTCGTCGAGGAATTCGGCGACAAGGTGACCGTCCTGCGTCACGACGACTATTACAAAGCGCACCACGATATAACCTACGAAGAGCGCACGAGGATAAACTACGACTGCCCGGAAGCGTTCGATACCGATCTGATGGCGGAACACCTGCGCCTTCTGCGCGAAGGCAGAGCCGTCGACTGTCCGGTCTACGACTACACTGTCCACGACCGCAGCGACGAAGTCCGCCGCGTCGAACCGAACTCCGTGCTGATAATCGACGGCATCCTCGTCCTTGCGGAAAAGCAGCTCCGCGACCTGATGGATATAAAGATATTCGTCGATACCGACGCGGACGTCCGCATCATCCGCAGGATAATCCGCGACGTTCGCGACCGCCGGCGCACGCTCGAATCAGTCGTCGACCAGTACCTCGACACCGTCAAGCCGATGCACGAAATGTACGTCGAGCCGAGCAAGAAGTTCGCAGACATAATCATTCCCGAGGGCGGCCGCAACATCGTCGCGCTCGATATGATAAAGCACCGCGTCAACCGCGAGCTCGGAATAAGCGAAACGAGCAGGCGCCAAAGCGAAAAATAA